In bacterium, a single genomic region encodes these proteins:
- the lon gene encoding endopeptidase La, with product MTKNLDEQISTKEKKKKNQLPTSLPIIPLRNTVLFPQQIMPLSIGRDKTLKLVSEHSDANRLVGVVAQIDSGVENPSPKDMYEYGVAATIMRVFDMPDGSKSVIVQGVQRVKLTEFLQDDPYWIAQIEELHEIPVEASDIEVDALVLNIKNIFQKMASLAPYITAEQTSMILNIQQPARVADVAIASLNISTSEKQELLQTLNVKERLEKAHVVLNRVLQTLELGNKIQSDVQDEISKTQREYYLREQLKAIQRELGETESSNPEIQELREKIEKAKMPKEAMEVAKKEVERLSRMSPMAAEYTVSRTYIDWLIELPWTTATEDNLQINDAHKRLEADHYGLEKVKNRILEYLAVRKLKNDMRGPILCFVGPPGVGKTSLGRSIANALGRKFVRMSLGGIRDEAEIRGHRRTYIGALPGRVVQGLRRAGTINPVFMLDEIDKVGMDFRGDPSSALLEVLDPEQNNSFSDHYLDVPVDLSKVLFIATANLADPILPALRDRMELIEIPGYTEEEKMHIVNKFIIPKQIAEHGLKGNQVRFNADAIKMIIHQYTREAGLRNLEREIAAICRAVAREVAEGKLTKKTVDKKSVDHYLGKIKFYSEAAERIKKPGVVTGLAWTAAGGDILFIEATKMKGKGSLTLTGQLGDVMKESAVAALSQIRSQADELGIPDDFDKIDIHIHVPAGGIPKDGPSAGITMFTAILSLLTDTIVRKDIAMTGEVTLRGAVLPIGGVKEKVLAAHRAGIKTVILPDKNEKDVDEVPKQIRKEMKFLFVNEVTQVMEHALNLHSKNSKNGTARNNGAKSKLKRKN from the coding sequence ATGACTAAAAATCTGGACGAGCAAATTTCGACCAAAGAAAAGAAAAAAAAGAATCAACTGCCTACATCGCTGCCAATCATACCGTTGCGTAATACCGTGCTTTTCCCGCAACAAATTATGCCTTTATCCATTGGTCGGGATAAGACGTTGAAGCTTGTTTCAGAACATTCCGATGCAAACCGGCTGGTGGGTGTCGTCGCGCAGATTGACAGCGGCGTCGAAAATCCATCTCCTAAAGACATGTATGAATACGGCGTTGCCGCGACGATCATGCGAGTCTTCGACATGCCTGACGGCAGTAAAAGTGTAATTGTTCAGGGTGTTCAACGCGTCAAACTGACCGAATTTTTGCAAGATGATCCGTATTGGATTGCTCAAATTGAAGAGCTTCACGAAATTCCCGTAGAAGCAAGTGATATTGAAGTAGACGCGTTGGTACTGAATATCAAAAATATTTTCCAAAAGATGGCTTCTTTGGCGCCCTATATAACGGCCGAACAGACGTCCATGATTCTCAATATTCAACAACCGGCGCGCGTGGCCGATGTCGCGATCGCATCGTTGAATATTTCAACATCCGAAAAGCAGGAATTGTTGCAAACCCTTAATGTCAAAGAACGTTTGGAAAAAGCCCATGTCGTTTTGAATCGTGTTCTCCAAACGCTGGAACTGGGTAATAAAATTCAATCTGATGTTCAGGATGAGATCAGTAAAACTCAAAGAGAATATTATCTTCGCGAACAATTGAAAGCAATTCAACGCGAACTTGGCGAGACAGAGTCGAGCAATCCGGAAATTCAGGAACTCCGTGAAAAGATTGAAAAAGCGAAAATGCCAAAAGAAGCTATGGAAGTCGCTAAGAAAGAAGTAGAACGGCTTTCCAGAATGTCACCGATGGCGGCAGAATATACTGTATCGCGAACATACATTGATTGGCTGATTGAGTTGCCATGGACGACTGCTACGGAAGACAATCTTCAGATTAATGACGCCCATAAGCGTTTGGAGGCGGATCACTACGGTCTGGAAAAAGTCAAAAATCGCATTTTGGAATATCTAGCTGTTCGCAAACTTAAAAATGACATGCGTGGTCCAATTCTTTGTTTCGTAGGACCTCCGGGAGTAGGTAAAACGTCATTAGGCCGATCGATTGCCAATGCCTTGGGAAGGAAATTCGTCCGGATGTCGCTTGGAGGCATTCGCGATGAAGCGGAAATTCGTGGGCATCGCCGGACGTACATCGGAGCTTTACCTGGCCGGGTTGTGCAGGGTTTACGCCGGGCCGGAACGATCAATCCTGTTTTTATGTTGGATGAAATTGACAAAGTCGGTATGGATTTTCGCGGCGATCCGTCCAGTGCTTTACTGGAAGTATTGGATCCCGAACAAAATAATTCTTTCAGTGATCACTATTTGGATGTTCCGGTCGATCTTTCAAAAGTACTGTTCATTGCAACAGCGAATCTCGCCGATCCAATCTTACCGGCTTTGCGCGATCGCATGGAATTGATAGAGATTCCGGGGTATACTGAAGAAGAGAAAATGCATATCGTGAATAAATTTATTATTCCGAAACAAATTGCTGAACACGGATTGAAAGGAAATCAGGTTAGATTTAATGCCGATGCGATCAAGATGATTATTCATCAATATACACGTGAAGCAGGCTTGCGTAATCTTGAACGTGAAATAGCGGCCATTTGCCGTGCCGTTGCAAGAGAAGTGGCTGAAGGCAAGTTGACTAAAAAAACGGTGGATAAGAAGAGTGTTGATCACTACCTCGGAAAAATAAAATTTTATTCTGAAGCAGCCGAACGAATCAAAAAGCCCGGTGTGGTTACCGGCTTGGCATGGACAGCCGCCGGCGGCGATATCCTTTTTATTGAAGCGACCAAAATGAAAGGAAAGGGTAGCCTTACACTCACCGGACAACTCGGTGACGTTATGAAAGAATCTGCTGTAGCCGCGTTAAGCCAGATTCGCTCGCAAGCCGATGAACTGGGAATTCCCGACGACTTCGATAAAATTGACATTCATATTCACGTTCCGGCCGGAGGAATTCCAAAAGACGGACCGTCAGCCGGTATTACTATGTTCACAGCGATTTTATCGCTGTTGACAGACACTATTGTCCGTAAAGATATAGCGATGACCGGCGAGGTGACTTTACGAGGTGCAGTACTGCCGATAGGAGGCGTTAAAGAAAAAGTTTTGGCCGCACACCGGGCTGGAATCAAAACGGTTATTTTACCGGATAAAAATGAGAAAGACGTCGACGAAGTGCCCAAACAGATCCGCAAAGAAATGAAATTTTTATTTGTCAACGAAGTGACTCAAGTCATGGAACATGCTCTGAACCTTCATTCGAAAAATTCTAAAAACGGAACAGCGCGGAATAATGGCGCCAAAAGTAAGCTAAAAAGAAAAAATTGA